Genomic DNA from Bacteroidota bacterium:
AAGTCATTTTGCTACACGGCGCCGGCCTCGGCAGCTGGATTTGGGATGCCGTAACGCCTAACCTCTCCCTTCCTTGCAAAGCGCTCAACTTGCCAGGGCGTTCGGGAGCAGCAAATCTTTCACGCATCGGTCTCCAGAGCGCGATTGATGCGGTTGCTTCGCAGTCAACTGCGCATACGGTGATCGTTGGTCACTCTTTCAGCGCTGCCGTTGCGCTGGGTGTTGCATCGCAATACCCGGGATCTGTTGCCGGCATTGTGCTTGTTGGCGGTGTGGTATCTGAAAGTGGCAAATCATTTCTATCCAACCTCCCCCTGCCCATGCGTGCTTTTCTTGGCACCTACATCAGACTTTCCCGCAAAGGGGTCAAACTCCCGGCATCGCTTATTGAGGCTGAATATTGTAATGACTTGCCGGCAACAACCAGAGACAACGTATTGTCAAATATCACCCCTGAAGTGCCGCGGTATTATCTAGACAAACTCGATTGGCACCTCCCTTCAGACATCCCATGCCACTATGTAAAACTGCTCCAGGACACGAGTTTGAGTCTGCCCCAGCAGGACCAGTTTGGAAGCCGGCTACCCGGCGCTTCAGTCGAGACTTTGCCTACCGGGCATTTGCCCATGCTCGCCAAGCCCGAGCAAACGGCATTGCTCCTAAACCGGCTGTGCAACCAGATGCTCGACGTAACCCAATCCCCCGCGATGGCCATCTAGCTGCCAACAACGGTATTCGGTGAGAGACTACAATTGCATAAAACGTATTCTCCGCGTCTCAATTACGCATTTTGAGCCACCAGATCATGGTTTCGGTAACAAGTTCGGGCACTTCGTGGTGGGCCCAGTGGCCAACGTTTGGAATGGTGACCAGCGTATAATCCTTGTCCAGCCACTCCCAGGTATTGTTTAGGCCATGGTGATGCAACGCCTTATCGTCGAGTCCGTGAAACTGTAGTACCGGCACCGTGACATTGGGCATTTCAGGGGGCGCTGCCTCAACGTCTACCCTCGGGTAATTTTGCCGGTAGTAATTCATCATCCCGTTAATACTTGAATTGGAAAAGGCTTCCGTATACCGGGCCCGCGATTCGTCATCCTGGGTTACAATGCCGGCCAGTATTTCAGGCGACAAATTTTCGTGGGAATTGGGTTGTTGGAAATTCCTCGCGTATTGCGAATTGGCCTGTTGTTCAGGATTATTCGCCAGTTCACGTGTAATGCCTCGTGGGTGGGGTAAGTTGACAATCACCAATTGCTCCGCCATCTGTGGCAGGGCCATCACAAAATTCCAGGCTATGACCCCACCCCAGTCGTGCCCCACAATGATGGCCTTTTCCTCACCTTCCGCCTGTATGACGGCGGCAACATCTTGCACAAGCAGGCGCATGTCGTAGTCTTCCTGCTTTTCTGGCTTGTCACTTTTGTTGTACCCCCTCGTATCGAGTGCTACAACACGGTAAGTATCTTTTAATGCCTCCATCTGGTAATGCCATGAGTACCAGTAGTCGGGGAAGCCATGGATAAAAACGATGAGCGGCCCCTCACCCATGGCGGCGTAGTGAATTTTAACGCCATTGTTGTCAGCGTATTTGTGTTCAACGTCGTCAGTTGCTCCGGCTGTTTGCACCGCAAACGCACGCATCAGCAAACACAAGATACTCATCGTTGATAATCGGCTAACCATATTGAAAGACATGCGCTTGGCTTTGGGAATTATGGGAATCACTGCCAAAATGTACGGCCAGTCCCTCTGGCGATCAACAATCAATGTCTAACATTAATCCCCCGTCTTCATGACTTCATTTAAGGAATACGTAGCATCCAACAAGGAGGCATGGGAACGTACAGCAAACAAGTACGAAGCCGACATCGAGCAAGACGTCGCCTTCCTGCGCAACGGCGGGATAAACCAACTCGAAGCTGAACGGCGGATTCTTGGCGACCTCGCAGGTGTACAATGTGCCATTCATCTGCAGTGCTCTCATGGGCTCGACGCCCTATCGCTCTTAAACATGGGCGTTCGGGAAGTGGTAGGCGTAGACATCAGCAAAGAAATGTTAGGGCAGGCGCAGCGTAAATCCGAAGCCCTTGGGGCGCCGGCGCAATGGATAGAAAGTGATGTACTTTCTGTGCCAGCGTCACTCAACCACACCGCAGATCTCGTATACACAGGCCGCGGCGCCCTGCCCTGGGTACATGACCTGGATGCATGGGCGGGTGTTGTTGTCCGATTGCTAAAGCCGGGCGGACGCTTGTTTGTGCACGAAGGCCACCCGCTCACCTGGGTGTGGCATCCGGAGGCAAATACCTACCAACTGGATCCAGGTGGCCGCGGGTATTTCGACACGCGCGCACGGCCCAATGAAGATTTTCCGGCAGCGGCCACTGCGCAATACACCCCGGAAGGCGAGGCAGTACCAACAGCCTGGGAATGGCAATGGACCATCGGCGAAGTGGTGACCGCCGTAGTGAAAGCCGGCTTGTTGATTGAGCACCTTGAAGAGCACGCTGATCACTTCTGGGACCAGTATCCAGATGTCGCCCCAGAGATGTCGGCACGACTGCCCCACA
This window encodes:
- a CDS encoding alpha/beta hydrolase, giving the protein MNKAAASTPVTPQVILLHGAGLGSWIWDAVTPNLSLPCKALNLPGRSGAANLSRIGLQSAIDAVASQSTAHTVIVGHSFSAAVALGVASQYPGSVAGIVLVGGVVSESGKSFLSNLPLPMRAFLGTYIRLSRKGVKLPASLIEAEYCNDLPATTRDNVLSNITPEVPRYYLDKLDWHLPSDIPCHYVKLLQDTSLSLPQQDQFGSRLPGASVETLPTGHLPMLAKPEQTALLLNRLCNQMLDVTQSPAMAI
- a CDS encoding alpha/beta hydrolase, with amino-acid sequence MSILCLLMRAFAVQTAGATDDVEHKYADNNGVKIHYAAMGEGPLIVFIHGFPDYWYSWHYQMEALKDTYRVVALDTRGYNKSDKPEKQEDYDMRLLVQDVAAVIQAEGEEKAIIVGHDWGGVIAWNFVMALPQMAEQLVIVNLPHPRGITRELANNPEQQANSQYARNFQQPNSHENLSPEILAGIVTQDDESRARYTEAFSNSSINGMMNYYRQNYPRVDVEAAPPEMPNVTVPVLQFHGLDDKALHHHGLNNTWEWLDKDYTLVTIPNVGHWAHHEVPELVTETMIWWLKMRN
- a CDS encoding class I SAM-dependent methyltransferase — protein: MTSFKEYVASNKEAWERTANKYEADIEQDVAFLRNGGINQLEAERRILGDLAGVQCAIHLQCSHGLDALSLLNMGVREVVGVDISKEMLGQAQRKSEALGAPAQWIESDVLSVPASLNHTADLVYTGRGALPWVHDLDAWAGVVVRLLKPGGRLFVHEGHPLTWVWHPEANTYQLDPGGRGYFDTRARPNEDFPAAATAQYTPEGEAVPTAWEWQWTIGEVVTAVVKAGLLIEHLEEHADHFWDQYPDVAPEMSARLPHTYSLLARVPGP